The Halorhabdus sp. BNX81 genome includes a region encoding these proteins:
- a CDS encoding ribbon-helix-helix domain-containing protein, with the protein MPKVSISLPDRIENDINRLVEQGEFVNRDQAVEELLTMGVSAYDTGEDEPEVAAEDDFFSQTVEDQQDPALHDDDPDDGYTF; encoded by the coding sequence ATGCCGAAGGTTTCGATCTCACTGCCCGATCGAATCGAGAACGACATCAACCGCCTCGTCGAGCAAGGCGAGTTCGTCAACCGCGATCAGGCCGTCGAGGAGTTGCTGACGATGGGCGTCTCCGCGTACGACACGGGCGAGGACGAACCGGAAGTCGCCGCCGAAGACGACTTCTTCTCACAGACGGTCGAGGACCAGCAAGATCCCGCCCTCCACGACGACGATCCCGACGACGGCTACACCTTCTGA
- a CDS encoding 2-amino-3,7-dideoxy-D-threo-hept-6-ulosonate synthase, which translates to MTAGKDARLTRIGTGGRYLVVPMDHGLTMGPVTGLEDLESTVEGITRGGADAVLTQKGVADRVHGNLNGAGYIVHLNGSTTIGPDEEDKRKTGTVEDAVRAGADAVSFHINVGSEYEPDQLTQLAEVTSEADRLGMPVLAMAYARGDGIDESDPDSLAHAVRLAEEVGADVIKTAYSGDADSFERVAAASAKPVVIAGGSKGTDKETLEMVRGAIDGGAAGISMGRSIFQHEDPEAITRAISAVVHDDARVDEAVETAGLSVDA; encoded by the coding sequence ATGACTGCCGGGAAAGACGCACGCCTGACACGCATTGGTACAGGGGGCCGATATCTCGTCGTTCCGATGGACCATGGCCTGACGATGGGGCCTGTAACAGGGCTCGAAGATCTCGAATCGACCGTCGAAGGGATCACGCGCGGTGGGGCCGACGCCGTCCTGACCCAGAAAGGCGTCGCCGACCGCGTCCACGGCAACCTGAACGGCGCGGGCTACATCGTCCATCTCAACGGCTCGACGACGATCGGTCCCGACGAGGAAGACAAACGCAAGACTGGAACCGTCGAGGACGCCGTTCGGGCCGGGGCCGACGCCGTCTCCTTTCATATCAACGTCGGCAGCGAATACGAGCCCGACCAGCTCACCCAGCTCGCCGAAGTGACGAGCGAGGCCGATCGTCTCGGGATGCCCGTGCTCGCGATGGCCTACGCCCGCGGCGACGGCATCGACGAGTCGGATCCCGATTCCCTGGCTCACGCCGTTCGGCTCGCCGAGGAAGTCGGTGCCGACGTGATCAAAACGGCCTACAGCGGCGACGCGGACTCCTTTGAACGGGTCGCCGCCGCATCGGCCAAGCCAGTCGTCATCGCGGGTGGCTCGAAAGGAACCGACAAAGAGACCCTGGAAATGGTTCGCGGCGCGATTGACGGGGGCGCGGCCGGTATCTCGATGGGGCGGTCGATCTTCCAGCACGAAGATCCCGAGGCGATCACTCGCGCCATCTCGGCGGTCGTTCACGACGATGCCAGGGTCGACGAAGCGGTCGAAACCGCCGGCCTCAGCGTCGACGCTTGA
- a CDS encoding zinc ribbon domain-containing protein, with protein sequence MTETASARRPWLAIALSVVFPGLGHVYLREWIRTGLWLVLLFATAWLVIPPEIIPQETSYDAIMQASRNIPRNASLLIVGLRVLNVIDAYVLARQSTREEAIESGRQCPECGHDLADEDDDLTFCPWCATELQDTDEAESDSNAAERSDADIER encoded by the coding sequence GTGACTGAGACTGCGTCGGCAAGGCGCCCGTGGCTGGCGATCGCGCTGTCGGTGGTATTCCCGGGATTGGGCCACGTCTACCTGCGGGAGTGGATCCGGACGGGGCTGTGGCTCGTCCTCCTGTTCGCCACCGCCTGGCTGGTGATCCCGCCGGAGATCATCCCTCAGGAGACCTCCTACGACGCGATCATGCAGGCCAGCCGGAACATCCCCCGAAACGCGTCCCTGCTGATCGTCGGCCTTCGCGTTCTCAACGTGATCGACGCGTACGTCCTCGCGCGCCAGAGTACCCGTGAGGAGGCCATCGAGTCCGGCCGGCAGTGTCCCGAATGTGGCCACGATCTGGCCGACGAAGACGACGACCTCACGTTCTGCCCGTGGTGTGCGACGGAACTCCAAGACACGGACGAGGCGGAATCGGATTCGAACGCGGCGGAGCGCTCGGATGCGGATATCGAGAGATAG
- the trpB gene encoding tryptophan synthase subunit beta, whose product MTTDDTNGQFGGYGGQYVPEALMPAIEELRDAYERYVLENEDGFMNELRAHLADFGGRPTPLQRADQLSERYDTEVYLKREDLLHGGAHKLNNALGQVLLAKYMGKERIIAETGAGQHGTATAMAAAHLDMPCEIFMGETDIERQRPNVFRMELNGATVTPVTTGRGTLKEAISETMRDWATNVEDTHYVIGSIVGPDPFPEMVRDFQSVIGDEAHEQILAKTGDAPDSIVACAGGGSNTMGAFHEFRDKEDVDLIAVEAGGSSLEVDEEAGVAPNSATLSTGEEGVLHGARTKLLQDEDGQIMESHSVSAGLDYSGVGPELAYLVDEGRVDAVNVDDEVALESFHRVSRLEGVIPALETAHAFGYLEENPDAVGDVTIVNVSGRGDKDLETVVEETKAHDLDVETASTVLQEAGE is encoded by the coding sequence ATGACCACAGACGACACGAACGGACAATTCGGCGGCTACGGGGGTCAGTACGTCCCTGAGGCACTAATGCCCGCCATCGAGGAGCTTCGGGACGCCTACGAACGCTACGTGCTCGAAAACGAGGACGGGTTCATGAACGAACTCCGTGCCCATCTCGCGGACTTCGGCGGCCGGCCCACGCCGCTGCAGCGGGCCGACCAGCTGAGCGAGCGCTACGACACCGAGGTCTACCTCAAGCGCGAGGACTTGCTCCACGGCGGGGCACACAAACTCAACAACGCCCTCGGGCAGGTCCTGCTCGCGAAGTACATGGGCAAGGAGCGGATCATCGCCGAGACCGGCGCGGGCCAGCACGGCACGGCGACCGCGATGGCCGCCGCCCACCTCGATATGCCCTGTGAAATCTTCATGGGCGAAACCGACATCGAACGCCAGCGCCCCAACGTCTTCCGGATGGAACTCAACGGCGCGACAGTCACCCCCGTCACGACCGGCCGCGGGACCCTGAAGGAGGCCATCAGCGAGACGATGCGCGACTGGGCGACAAACGTCGAGGACACCCACTACGTCATCGGGTCGATCGTCGGCCCGGACCCGTTCCCCGAAATGGTCCGGGACTTCCAGTCGGTCATCGGCGACGAGGCCCACGAGCAGATCCTCGCGAAGACCGGCGACGCCCCCGATTCGATCGTCGCGTGTGCGGGCGGCGGGTCGAACACGATGGGTGCGTTCCACGAATTCAGAGACAAGGAGGACGTCGACCTGATCGCCGTCGAGGCCGGCGGGTCCTCGCTTGAAGTCGACGAAGAAGCTGGCGTCGCACCCAACTCCGCCACCCTGTCGACCGGTGAAGAGGGTGTCCTCCACGGCGCACGCACGAAGCTTCTCCAGGACGAGGACGGCCAGATCATGGAGTCCCATAGCGTCTCGGCGGGGCTTGACTACTCGGGCGTCGGCCCGGAGCTCGCCTATCTCGTCGACGAGGGGCGCGTCGATGCAGTCAACGTTGACGACGAGGTCGCGCTCGAATCGTTCCACCGCGTCTCCCGGCTCGAAGGCGTCATTCCCGCCCTGGAAACCGCTCACGCTTTCGGGTATCTTGAGGAGAATCCCGACGCTGTCGGCGACGTGACCATCGTCAACGTCTCCGGGCGCGGTGACAAGGACTTAGAGACCGTCGTCGAGGAGACCAAAGCGCATGATCTCGATGTCGAGACCGCGTCGACCGTCCTCCAGGAGGCCGGAGAATGA
- a CDS encoding 3-dehydroquinate synthase II, with protein MTRSVWLKADDAVGDWEARKRRITAGLEAGVDWVLVDEHDVERVRELGDINVAAFAGDDVHVMDAEGTAESTADAVIVGKDGEGDGTVGLPSDFSGSADLSALRSGGANGGYVRIFDEDYEAFAEAVAEAADYTMVVADDWQIIPLENLIARVGEETELIAGVQTAEDARTAYETLEIGADAVLLDTDNPDEIRETVEVRDAVGRETLDLEYAEITAIEQTGSADRVCVDTGSIMDHDEGMLVGSMARGLFFVHAETAESPYVASRPFRVNAGAVHAYARTPGGETTYLSELASGDEVQVVDRDGNTREAIVGRAKIEKRPMFRIQAETAGGDRIETLLQNAETIKVATPDGRIAVTDLEVGDEVLVYHEDTARHFGEAVEESIIEK; from the coding sequence ATGACACGCTCCGTCTGGCTCAAGGCCGACGACGCCGTCGGCGACTGGGAAGCGCGCAAGCGACGCATCACCGCCGGCCTCGAAGCCGGCGTCGACTGGGTACTCGTCGACGAACACGACGTCGAACGCGTCCGCGAGCTCGGAGACATCAACGTCGCCGCCTTCGCCGGCGACGACGTCCACGTCATGGACGCCGAGGGGACGGCCGAGTCGACCGCCGACGCAGTGATCGTCGGCAAGGACGGCGAGGGCGACGGCACGGTCGGGCTCCCCTCTGATTTCTCGGGATCGGCCGATCTCTCGGCGCTCCGCAGCGGCGGGGCAAACGGGGGATACGTCCGCATCTTCGACGAGGACTACGAGGCCTTCGCCGAGGCAGTCGCCGAGGCCGCCGACTACACGATGGTCGTCGCCGACGACTGGCAGATCATTCCCTTAGAGAATCTCATCGCCCGGGTCGGCGAGGAGACGGAACTGATCGCCGGTGTTCAGACCGCCGAGGACGCCCGGACGGCGTACGAGACCCTGGAGATCGGTGCCGACGCCGTCCTGCTGGACACCGACAACCCCGACGAAATTCGGGAAACCGTCGAGGTGCGGGACGCCGTCGGTCGGGAGACCCTCGACCTGGAGTACGCCGAGATCACGGCGATCGAACAGACCGGCTCGGCCGACCGGGTCTGTGTGGATACGGGATCGATCATGGATCACGACGAGGGGATGCTGGTGGGCTCGATGGCCCGTGGCCTCTTTTTCGTCCACGCCGAGACCGCCGAGTCGCCGTACGTCGCCTCCCGGCCCTTCCGGGTCAACGCCGGCGCGGTCCATGCCTACGCCCGGACGCCGGGTGGCGAAACGACGTACCTCTCGGAACTCGCGAGCGGCGACGAGGTACAGGTCGTCGATCGGGATGGCAATACCCGCGAGGCGATCGTCGGTCGGGCGAAGATCGAGAAGCGCCCGATGTTCCGGATTCAGGCCGAAACAGCGGGGGGCGACCGGATCGAGACGCTACTGCAGAACGCCGAGACGATCAAGGTCGCCACGCCGGACGGCCGGATCGCCGTGACGGACCTGGAAGTCGGCGACGAGGTGCTGGTCTACCACGAGGACACGGCCCGGCACTTCGGCGAGGCCGTCGAGGAGAGCATCATCGAGAAATAG
- the trpA gene encoding tryptophan synthase subunit alpha, giving the protein MTANSEIGAVFEAGEPAFIPYLVAGDPEYEASLEYIEALERGGADIIELGLPFSEPIAEGPTIQNAIVRSLEGGMTPDRFFSFVEELDVEIPLVCMTYYNLIYQYGSESGPRPFVERAAEAGIAGLVVPDLPAEEADPLRDACDEYGLDLVFIVAPTTRGDRLETIMEQVSGYVYVQARLGTTGAREDVSDQTDESLARLREWDVPKAVGFGIKTGEHAERIVSAGADGIIVGSALVDIVAEGAESGESTEAVADRLEAKARELKEGALRGVPTAESSD; this is encoded by the coding sequence ATGACCGCAAACAGCGAGATCGGGGCCGTCTTCGAGGCGGGCGAACCGGCGTTCATCCCGTATCTGGTGGCTGGCGATCCGGAGTACGAGGCTTCCCTGGAATATATCGAGGCCTTAGAACGCGGCGGGGCCGACATCATCGAACTCGGCCTGCCGTTCTCGGAACCGATCGCCGAGGGGCCGACGATCCAGAACGCGATCGTCCGGTCGCTGGAAGGCGGGATGACGCCCGATCGTTTCTTTTCGTTCGTCGAGGAGTTGGACGTCGAGATCCCGCTGGTCTGTATGACCTACTACAACCTGATTTATCAATACGGTAGTGAGTCAGGGCCCCGACCGTTCGTCGAACGGGCCGCCGAGGCGGGCATCGCGGGACTGGTCGTCCCGGACCTGCCGGCCGAGGAAGCCGACCCGTTGCGGGATGCCTGCGACGAATACGGGCTGGATCTGGTCTTCATCGTCGCGCCGACGACCCGCGGCGACCGCCTCGAAACCATCATGGAGCAGGTCTCGGGGTACGTCTACGTCCAGGCGCGACTCGGGACGACCGGCGCGCGCGAGGACGTCAGCGATCAGACCGACGAGAGTCTCGCACGCCTCCGGGAATGGGACGTCCCGAAGGCCGTCGGCTTCGGCATCAAAACCGGCGAGCACGCCGAACGGATCGTCTCGGCCGGTGCTGACGGGATCATCGTCGGGAGCGCCCTGGTCGACATCGTGGCCGAAGGGGCCGAAAGCGGTGAGTCGACCGAAGCGGTTGCTGATCGGCTCGAAGCGAAGGCCCGGGAACTCAAAGAGGGGGCACTCCGCGGAGTGCCCACGGCGGAATCGAGCGACTGA
- a CDS encoding type I 3-dehydroquinate dehydratase, which produces MHFDSFRLAAATADLGEEPAAREHADLVEFRMDMAGEPLTQLSNYDGELPLLVTNRPEWEGGEAADAGRLAALEAAVTDDAVAAVDVELATAREGDADALIETAREHEVRVIVSTHDFEATPPMGDLQEMLREAAQFGDVGKLAVTAETPDDVLDLLVATRAATVEGHTVATMAMGEAGRHSRAVAPLYGSRIGYAPVDPDAATAPGQYDLATLADLVAELDSQ; this is translated from the coding sequence ATGCACTTCGACTCGTTCCGCCTGGCGGCCGCGACGGCTGACCTCGGCGAGGAACCGGCCGCCCGCGAGCACGCCGATCTGGTCGAGTTCCGGATGGACATGGCCGGAGAGCCGCTCACACAACTCTCGAACTACGACGGCGAGCTGCCGCTGCTCGTGACCAATCGCCCCGAGTGGGAGGGTGGCGAGGCCGCGGACGCCGGTCGCCTCGCCGCGCTCGAAGCGGCCGTCACCGACGACGCCGTCGCGGCCGTCGACGTCGAACTCGCGACCGCGCGTGAGGGTGACGCCGACGCATTGATCGAGACCGCCCGTGAGCACGAGGTTCGCGTGATCGTCTCCACGCACGACTTCGAGGCGACGCCGCCGATGGGCGACCTTCAGGAGATGTTGCGTGAAGCTGCGCAATTCGGCGACGTGGGCAAACTCGCCGTCACCGCCGAGACGCCCGACGACGTGCTGGACCTGCTGGTGGCGACGCGGGCGGCCACCGTCGAAGGCCACACCGTGGCGACGATGGCGATGGGCGAGGCCGGCCGCCACTCCCGGGCGGTCGCCCCGCTGTATGGCTCCCGGATCGGCTACGCGCCGGTCGACCCCGACGCGGCGACCGCCCCTGGGCAGTACGATCTCGCGACGCTCGCCGATCTCGTCGCCGAACTCGATAGCCAGTGA
- the trpC gene encoding indole-3-glycerol phosphate synthase has translation MDASDEIAPDVRSILSAARDRGGASGTVDVTPRSLADAFDRAERDGRVPTITEVKPTSPTTEGRHDGDPVELATAMVENGAAALSVLTEPEHFGGSPETLRRVRDAVDVPVLRKDFILHEAQLDVVEADLVLLIVRFLEEDGTDDLEDLLDAARDRGFQVLVEAHARSEVAAAVDAGAEIIGVNNRDLAKLVVDLETFESVAPAVPDDVTLIAESGIETPADVQRMRAAGADGLLIGSAIMDGDVATNTQALTTPTETHNQ, from the coding sequence ATGGACGCCAGTGATGAAATAGCGCCTGACGTGCGATCGATCCTCTCGGCAGCGAGAGATCGTGGCGGCGCGTCGGGTACGGTGGACGTGACGCCGCGGTCCCTCGCTGACGCGTTCGATCGCGCCGAGCGCGACGGTCGGGTGCCGACGATCACGGAGGTCAAGCCAACGAGTCCGACCACAGAGGGCCGACACGACGGCGATCCGGTCGAGCTCGCAACGGCCATGGTCGAGAACGGGGCGGCGGCACTGTCGGTGCTGACCGAACCCGAGCACTTCGGGGGGTCGCCCGAAACGTTGCGGCGCGTCCGGGACGCCGTCGACGTGCCCGTCCTCCGGAAGGACTTCATCCTCCACGAGGCTCAACTCGACGTGGTCGAAGCCGATCTCGTCCTTCTCATCGTCCGGTTTCTCGAGGAGGACGGCACGGACGACCTCGAAGACCTGCTCGACGCCGCGCGCGACCGCGGGTTCCAGGTCCTCGTCGAGGCACACGCCCGATCGGAAGTCGCGGCCGCGGTCGACGCCGGCGCGGAGATCATCGGCGTGAACAACCGCGACCTGGCAAAACTCGTCGTCGACCTCGAAACGTTCGAGTCGGTCGCGCCCGCAGTTCCCGACGACGTGACGCTGATCGCCGAGAGTGGGATCGAGACGCCGGCGGACGTCCAGCGGATGCGCGCGGCCGGTGCCGATGGGCTGTTGATCGGCTCGGCGATCATGGACGGCGACGTGGCGACGAACACGCAAGCACTTACCACACCGACGGAGACACACAACCAATGA